A portion of the Echeneis naucrates chromosome 5, fEcheNa1.1, whole genome shotgun sequence genome contains these proteins:
- the LOC115043401 gene encoding natural resistance-associated macrophage protein 2-like isoform X1 translates to MKAVEDEDILEEDSPQENGVQTNQYHTISPPLSPDIQEEPFSTYFEDKVQVPKAVNQTFSFRKLWAFTGPGFLMSIAYLDPGNIESDLQSGAKAGFKLLWVLLFSTIIGLLLQRLAARLGVVTGMHLAEVCNRQYPTVPRIILWLMVELAIIGSDMQEVIGCAIALNLLSVGRIPLWGGVLITITDTFVFLFLDKYGLRKLEAFFGFLITVMAISFGYEYVLVKPNQGELLKGMFVPYCADCGPVQLEQAVGIVGAVIMPHNIYLHSALVKSREVDRRNKREVKEANKYFFIESTIALFVSFLINVFVVAVFAQAFYNKTNLDVNLMCNTTGSPHQDLFPPDNSTLEVDIYKGGVVLGCFFGPAALYIWAIGILAAGQSSTMTGTYSGQFVMEGFLNLRWSRFARVLLTRSIAITPTLLVAIFQDVEHLTGMNDFLNVLQSMQLPFALIPILTFTSLTSIMNDFANGLVWKISGGLVILLVCAINMYFVVVYVTSLNSVLLYVLASLLSIAYLCFVGYLAWHCLIALGVSCLDCGSRMQMGLGFSHHTDIYLLNDMETDTVVERQDNALSGY, encoded by the exons ATGAAGGCTGTGGAAGACGAGGACATCCTTGAAG agGACTCCCCACAGGAGAATGGAGTCCAGACAAACCAGTACCacaccatctctcctcctctctcacctgATATCCAGGAAGAACCCTTCTCCACGTATTTTGAAGACAAGGTGCAAGTTCCCAAAGCTGTCAACCAG ACTTTCAGCTTCCGCAAACTCTGGGCCTTCACTGGACCAGGGTTTTTGATGAGCATTGCTTACCTGGATCCAGGGAACATCGAGTCTGACCTGCAGTCTGGAGCTAAAGCTGGCTTTAAG ctcctATGGGTGCTCCTCTTTTCCACCATCATTGGGCTGCTGTTGCAGAGATTAGCTGCACGTCTTGGGGTCGTCACAGGGATGCACCTTGCTGAAGTCTGCAACCGCCAGTATCCCACA GTTCCTCGGATCATCCTTTGGCTGATGGTTGAGTTGGCTATCATTGGTTCAGACATGCAGGAAGTCATCGGCTGTGCCATAGCTCTCAATCTCCTTTCTGTGGGGAG GATCCCACTGTGGGGTGGAgtcctcatcaccatcactgacacatttgtctttctctttctagaCAAATATG GCCTGAGGAAACTTGAAGCTTTTTTTGGCTTTCTCATCACTGTAATGGCTATTAGCTTTGGTTACGAG TATGTGCTGGTAAAGCCAAACCAAGGGGAGCTTCTGAAGGGGATGTTTGTACCCTACTGTGCTGACTGTGGACCTGTGCAACTGGAGCAGGCCGTGGGAATCGTAGGCGCTGTGATCATGCCCCACAACATCTATCTGCACTCTGCACTGGTTAAG TCTCGAGAAGTTGATCGAAGAAATAAGAGGGAAGTAAAAGAAGCCAACAAGTACTTCTTCATCGAGTCAACTATTGCTCTCTTCGTCTCTTTTCTCATCAATGTCTTTGTGGTGGCAGTTTTTGCTCAGGCTTTCTACAATAAGACCAATCTGGATGTG AATCTAATGTGCAATACAACTGGCAGTCCTCACCAAGATCTCTTCCCTCCAGACAATAGCACACTGGAGGTGGACATCTACAAAGGG GGAGTGGTGCTGGGCTGTTTCTTTGggcctgctgctctctacatCTGGGCCATAGGGATCCTGGCAGCAGGACAGAGCTCCACTATGACGGGCACTTACTCTGGGCAATTTGTCATGGAG GGTTTCCTGAACCTACGGTGGTCTCGTTTCGCACGTGTGCTGCTGACCCGCTCCATTGCCATCACACCTACTCTGCTGGTAGCCATTTTTCAGGATGTTGAGCATCTGACTGGCATGAATGATTTCCTGAATGTGCTTCAAAGCATGCAG CTTCCATTTGCTTTGATCCCAATTCTGACCTTCACCAGTCTGACATCCATTATGAACGACTTTGCAAATGGATT ggtgtGGAAAATTTCCGGAGGCCTAGTCATCCTGTTGGTTTGTGCAATCAACATGTACTTTGTGGTGGTTTATGTGACGTCACTGAACAGTGTGCTGCTCTACGTCCTcgcttctctcctctccataGCCTATCTGTGCTTTGTAGGATACTTG GCATGGCACTGTCTGATTGCCTTGGGAGTTTCCTGCTTGGACTGTGGCAGCAGG aTGCAGATGGGATTGGGATTTTCacatcacacagacatttaCTTACTCAATGACATGGAAACAGACACTGTGGTCGAGAGACAGGACAACGCGTTGAGTGGATATTGA
- the LOC115043401 gene encoding natural resistance-associated macrophage protein 2-like isoform X2: MKEGENEKSGLKDSPQENGVQTNQYHTISPPLSPDIQEEPFSTYFEDKVQVPKAVNQTFSFRKLWAFTGPGFLMSIAYLDPGNIESDLQSGAKAGFKLLWVLLFSTIIGLLLQRLAARLGVVTGMHLAEVCNRQYPTVPRIILWLMVELAIIGSDMQEVIGCAIALNLLSVGRIPLWGGVLITITDTFVFLFLDKYGLRKLEAFFGFLITVMAISFGYEYVLVKPNQGELLKGMFVPYCADCGPVQLEQAVGIVGAVIMPHNIYLHSALVKSREVDRRNKREVKEANKYFFIESTIALFVSFLINVFVVAVFAQAFYNKTNLDVNLMCNTTGSPHQDLFPPDNSTLEVDIYKGGVVLGCFFGPAALYIWAIGILAAGQSSTMTGTYSGQFVMEGFLNLRWSRFARVLLTRSIAITPTLLVAIFQDVEHLTGMNDFLNVLQSMQLPFALIPILTFTSLTSIMNDFANGLVWKISGGLVILLVCAINMYFVVVYVTSLNSVLLYVLASLLSIAYLCFVGYLAWHCLIALGVSCLDCGSRMQMGLGFSHHTDIYLLNDMETDTVVERQDNALSGY, translated from the exons ATGAAGGAAGGAGAGAATGAAAAGTCCGGACTCA agGACTCCCCACAGGAGAATGGAGTCCAGACAAACCAGTACCacaccatctctcctcctctctcacctgATATCCAGGAAGAACCCTTCTCCACGTATTTTGAAGACAAGGTGCAAGTTCCCAAAGCTGTCAACCAG ACTTTCAGCTTCCGCAAACTCTGGGCCTTCACTGGACCAGGGTTTTTGATGAGCATTGCTTACCTGGATCCAGGGAACATCGAGTCTGACCTGCAGTCTGGAGCTAAAGCTGGCTTTAAG ctcctATGGGTGCTCCTCTTTTCCACCATCATTGGGCTGCTGTTGCAGAGATTAGCTGCACGTCTTGGGGTCGTCACAGGGATGCACCTTGCTGAAGTCTGCAACCGCCAGTATCCCACA GTTCCTCGGATCATCCTTTGGCTGATGGTTGAGTTGGCTATCATTGGTTCAGACATGCAGGAAGTCATCGGCTGTGCCATAGCTCTCAATCTCCTTTCTGTGGGGAG GATCCCACTGTGGGGTGGAgtcctcatcaccatcactgacacatttgtctttctctttctagaCAAATATG GCCTGAGGAAACTTGAAGCTTTTTTTGGCTTTCTCATCACTGTAATGGCTATTAGCTTTGGTTACGAG TATGTGCTGGTAAAGCCAAACCAAGGGGAGCTTCTGAAGGGGATGTTTGTACCCTACTGTGCTGACTGTGGACCTGTGCAACTGGAGCAGGCCGTGGGAATCGTAGGCGCTGTGATCATGCCCCACAACATCTATCTGCACTCTGCACTGGTTAAG TCTCGAGAAGTTGATCGAAGAAATAAGAGGGAAGTAAAAGAAGCCAACAAGTACTTCTTCATCGAGTCAACTATTGCTCTCTTCGTCTCTTTTCTCATCAATGTCTTTGTGGTGGCAGTTTTTGCTCAGGCTTTCTACAATAAGACCAATCTGGATGTG AATCTAATGTGCAATACAACTGGCAGTCCTCACCAAGATCTCTTCCCTCCAGACAATAGCACACTGGAGGTGGACATCTACAAAGGG GGAGTGGTGCTGGGCTGTTTCTTTGggcctgctgctctctacatCTGGGCCATAGGGATCCTGGCAGCAGGACAGAGCTCCACTATGACGGGCACTTACTCTGGGCAATTTGTCATGGAG GGTTTCCTGAACCTACGGTGGTCTCGTTTCGCACGTGTGCTGCTGACCCGCTCCATTGCCATCACACCTACTCTGCTGGTAGCCATTTTTCAGGATGTTGAGCATCTGACTGGCATGAATGATTTCCTGAATGTGCTTCAAAGCATGCAG CTTCCATTTGCTTTGATCCCAATTCTGACCTTCACCAGTCTGACATCCATTATGAACGACTTTGCAAATGGATT ggtgtGGAAAATTTCCGGAGGCCTAGTCATCCTGTTGGTTTGTGCAATCAACATGTACTTTGTGGTGGTTTATGTGACGTCACTGAACAGTGTGCTGCTCTACGTCCTcgcttctctcctctccataGCCTATCTGTGCTTTGTAGGATACTTG GCATGGCACTGTCTGATTGCCTTGGGAGTTTCCTGCTTGGACTGTGGCAGCAGG aTGCAGATGGGATTGGGATTTTCacatcacacagacatttaCTTACTCAATGACATGGAAACAGACACTGTGGTCGAGAGACAGGACAACGCGTTGAGTGGATATTGA
- the LOC115043401 gene encoding natural resistance-associated macrophage protein 2-like isoform X3 codes for MKEGENEKSGLKDSPQENGVQTNQYHTISPPLSPDIQEEPFSTYFEDKVQVPKAVNQTFSFRKLWAFTGPGFLMSIAYLDPGNIESDLQSGAKAGFKLLWVLLFSTIIGLLLQRLAARLGVVTGMHLAEVCNRQYPTVPRIILWLMVELAIIGSDMQEVIGCAIALNLLSVGRIPLWGGVLITITDTFVFLFLDKYGLRKLEAFFGFLITVMAISFGYEYVLVKPNQGELLKGMFVPYCADCGPVQLEQAVGIVGAVIMPHNIYLHSALVKSREVDRRNKREVKEANKYFFIESTIALFVSFLINVFVVAVFAQAFYNKTNLDVNLMCNTTGSPHQDLFPPDNSTLEVDIYKGGVVLGCFFGPAALYIWAIGILAAGQSSTMTGTYSGQFVMEGFLNLRWSRFARVLLTRSIAITPTLLVAIFQDVEHLTGMNDFLNVLQSMQLPFALIPILTFTSLTSIMNDFANGLVWKISGGLVILLVCAINMYFVVVYVTSLNSVLLYVLASLLSIAYLCFVGYLAWHCLIALGVSCLDCGSRMGLGFSHHTDIYLLNDMETDTVVERQDNALSGY; via the exons ATGAAGGAAGGAGAGAATGAAAAGTCCGGACTCA agGACTCCCCACAGGAGAATGGAGTCCAGACAAACCAGTACCacaccatctctcctcctctctcacctgATATCCAGGAAGAACCCTTCTCCACGTATTTTGAAGACAAGGTGCAAGTTCCCAAAGCTGTCAACCAG ACTTTCAGCTTCCGCAAACTCTGGGCCTTCACTGGACCAGGGTTTTTGATGAGCATTGCTTACCTGGATCCAGGGAACATCGAGTCTGACCTGCAGTCTGGAGCTAAAGCTGGCTTTAAG ctcctATGGGTGCTCCTCTTTTCCACCATCATTGGGCTGCTGTTGCAGAGATTAGCTGCACGTCTTGGGGTCGTCACAGGGATGCACCTTGCTGAAGTCTGCAACCGCCAGTATCCCACA GTTCCTCGGATCATCCTTTGGCTGATGGTTGAGTTGGCTATCATTGGTTCAGACATGCAGGAAGTCATCGGCTGTGCCATAGCTCTCAATCTCCTTTCTGTGGGGAG GATCCCACTGTGGGGTGGAgtcctcatcaccatcactgacacatttgtctttctctttctagaCAAATATG GCCTGAGGAAACTTGAAGCTTTTTTTGGCTTTCTCATCACTGTAATGGCTATTAGCTTTGGTTACGAG TATGTGCTGGTAAAGCCAAACCAAGGGGAGCTTCTGAAGGGGATGTTTGTACCCTACTGTGCTGACTGTGGACCTGTGCAACTGGAGCAGGCCGTGGGAATCGTAGGCGCTGTGATCATGCCCCACAACATCTATCTGCACTCTGCACTGGTTAAG TCTCGAGAAGTTGATCGAAGAAATAAGAGGGAAGTAAAAGAAGCCAACAAGTACTTCTTCATCGAGTCAACTATTGCTCTCTTCGTCTCTTTTCTCATCAATGTCTTTGTGGTGGCAGTTTTTGCTCAGGCTTTCTACAATAAGACCAATCTGGATGTG AATCTAATGTGCAATACAACTGGCAGTCCTCACCAAGATCTCTTCCCTCCAGACAATAGCACACTGGAGGTGGACATCTACAAAGGG GGAGTGGTGCTGGGCTGTTTCTTTGggcctgctgctctctacatCTGGGCCATAGGGATCCTGGCAGCAGGACAGAGCTCCACTATGACGGGCACTTACTCTGGGCAATTTGTCATGGAG GGTTTCCTGAACCTACGGTGGTCTCGTTTCGCACGTGTGCTGCTGACCCGCTCCATTGCCATCACACCTACTCTGCTGGTAGCCATTTTTCAGGATGTTGAGCATCTGACTGGCATGAATGATTTCCTGAATGTGCTTCAAAGCATGCAG CTTCCATTTGCTTTGATCCCAATTCTGACCTTCACCAGTCTGACATCCATTATGAACGACTTTGCAAATGGATT ggtgtGGAAAATTTCCGGAGGCCTAGTCATCCTGTTGGTTTGTGCAATCAACATGTACTTTGTGGTGGTTTATGTGACGTCACTGAACAGTGTGCTGCTCTACGTCCTcgcttctctcctctccataGCCTATCTGTGCTTTGTAGGATACTTG GCATGGCACTGTCTGATTGCCTTGGGAGTTTCCTGCTTGGACTGTGGCAGCAGG ATGGGATTGGGATTTTCacatcacacagacatttaCTTACTCAATGACATGGAAACAGACACTGTGGTCGAGAGACAGGACAACGCGTTGAGTGGATATTGA
- the LOC115043401 gene encoding natural resistance-associated macrophage protein 2-like isoform X4 translates to MKEGENEKSGLKDSPQENGVQTNQYHTISPPLSPDIQEEPFSTYFEDKVQVPKAVNQTFSFRKLWAFTGPGFLMSIAYLDPGNIESDLQSGAKAGFKLLWVLLFSTIIGLLLQRLAARLGVVTGMHLAEVCNRQYPTVPRIILWLMVELAIIGSDMQEVIGCAIALNLLSVGRIPLWGGVLITITDTFVFLFLDKYGLRKLEAFFGFLITVMAISFGYEYVLVKPNQGELLKGMFVPYCADCGPVQLEQAVGIVGAVIMPHNIYLHSALVKSREVDRRNKREVKEANKYFFIESTIALFVSFLINVFVVAVFAQAFYNKTNLDVNLMCNTTGSPHQDLFPPDNSTLEVDIYKGGVVLGCFFGPAALYIWAIGILAAGQSSTMTGTYSGQFVMEGFLNLRWSRFARVLLTRSIAITPTLLVAIFQDVEHLTGMNDFLNVLQSMQLPFALIPILTFTSLTSIMNDFANGLVWKISGGLVILLVCAINMYFVVVYVTSLNSVLLYVLASLLSIAYLCFVGYLAWHCLIALGVSCLDCGSRVRKQPAVLIEEQSEYNS, encoded by the exons ATGAAGGAAGGAGAGAATGAAAAGTCCGGACTCA agGACTCCCCACAGGAGAATGGAGTCCAGACAAACCAGTACCacaccatctctcctcctctctcacctgATATCCAGGAAGAACCCTTCTCCACGTATTTTGAAGACAAGGTGCAAGTTCCCAAAGCTGTCAACCAG ACTTTCAGCTTCCGCAAACTCTGGGCCTTCACTGGACCAGGGTTTTTGATGAGCATTGCTTACCTGGATCCAGGGAACATCGAGTCTGACCTGCAGTCTGGAGCTAAAGCTGGCTTTAAG ctcctATGGGTGCTCCTCTTTTCCACCATCATTGGGCTGCTGTTGCAGAGATTAGCTGCACGTCTTGGGGTCGTCACAGGGATGCACCTTGCTGAAGTCTGCAACCGCCAGTATCCCACA GTTCCTCGGATCATCCTTTGGCTGATGGTTGAGTTGGCTATCATTGGTTCAGACATGCAGGAAGTCATCGGCTGTGCCATAGCTCTCAATCTCCTTTCTGTGGGGAG GATCCCACTGTGGGGTGGAgtcctcatcaccatcactgacacatttgtctttctctttctagaCAAATATG GCCTGAGGAAACTTGAAGCTTTTTTTGGCTTTCTCATCACTGTAATGGCTATTAGCTTTGGTTACGAG TATGTGCTGGTAAAGCCAAACCAAGGGGAGCTTCTGAAGGGGATGTTTGTACCCTACTGTGCTGACTGTGGACCTGTGCAACTGGAGCAGGCCGTGGGAATCGTAGGCGCTGTGATCATGCCCCACAACATCTATCTGCACTCTGCACTGGTTAAG TCTCGAGAAGTTGATCGAAGAAATAAGAGGGAAGTAAAAGAAGCCAACAAGTACTTCTTCATCGAGTCAACTATTGCTCTCTTCGTCTCTTTTCTCATCAATGTCTTTGTGGTGGCAGTTTTTGCTCAGGCTTTCTACAATAAGACCAATCTGGATGTG AATCTAATGTGCAATACAACTGGCAGTCCTCACCAAGATCTCTTCCCTCCAGACAATAGCACACTGGAGGTGGACATCTACAAAGGG GGAGTGGTGCTGGGCTGTTTCTTTGggcctgctgctctctacatCTGGGCCATAGGGATCCTGGCAGCAGGACAGAGCTCCACTATGACGGGCACTTACTCTGGGCAATTTGTCATGGAG GGTTTCCTGAACCTACGGTGGTCTCGTTTCGCACGTGTGCTGCTGACCCGCTCCATTGCCATCACACCTACTCTGCTGGTAGCCATTTTTCAGGATGTTGAGCATCTGACTGGCATGAATGATTTCCTGAATGTGCTTCAAAGCATGCAG CTTCCATTTGCTTTGATCCCAATTCTGACCTTCACCAGTCTGACATCCATTATGAACGACTTTGCAAATGGATT ggtgtGGAAAATTTCCGGAGGCCTAGTCATCCTGTTGGTTTGTGCAATCAACATGTACTTTGTGGTGGTTTATGTGACGTCACTGAACAGTGTGCTGCTCTACGTCCTcgcttctctcctctccataGCCTATCTGTGCTTTGTAGGATACTTG GCATGGCACTGTCTGATTGCCTTGGGAGTTTCCTGCTTGGACTGTGGCAGCAGGGTAAGAAAGCAACCTGCTGTGTTGATAGAAGAACAGTCAGAGTACAACTCCTAG
- the cnpy2 gene encoding protein canopy homolog 2, with protein MREAALLLASCAVLSVLVLGQAARQGQDIRCGACRALVDEMDWAISQIDPKKMIQTGSFRINPDGSQSIREVPLARSEGNLLELMESVCERMEDYGERTDPSTNRKSYVRIKSRGNEAMDLSEATLDSRVTSSLKFACETIVEQHEDEIIEFFAHENDNVKDKLCSKRTDLCDHALKMPHDEL; from the exons atgaGGGAAGCGGCTCTCCTGCTCGCTTCGTGCGCCGTCCTGAGCGTCCTGGTCCTCGGCCAGGCGGCCAGACAGGGACAGGACATCAGGTGTGGAG CCTGCAGGGCTCTGGTGGATGAGATGGACTGGGCCATCTCCCAGATAGATCCCAAGAAGATGATCCAGACTGGATCATTCCGGATCAACCCTGACGGCAGCCAGTCCATCAGAGag GTTCCTCTGGCTCGCTCAGAGGGAAACCTCCTGGAGCTGATGGAAAGCGTGTGTGAGAGGATGGAAGACTATGGCGAACGTACGGATCCttcaacaaacaggaagtcctATGTTAGGATAAAATCTCGAGGTAATGAGGCCATGGACCTGTCGGAGGCAACACTGGATTCAAGGGTTACATCCAGTTTAAAATTTGCG TGTGAAACAATTGTTGAGCAGCATGAAGATGAAATCATTGAATTCTTCGCTCATGAGAATGATAATGTTAAAGACAAGCTCTGCAGCAAGAGGACCG ACCTCTGTGACCACGCTCTGAAAATGCCCCACGACGAACTTTGA